A DNA window from Pseudarthrobacter sp. W1I19 contains the following coding sequences:
- a CDS encoding DHA2 family efflux MFS transporter permease subunit has product MSTEVSPNASGKSVQTEGTTPAAPEKMSRESVTVISTLLVATFVVILNETIMNVALQRLMVDLQVDASTVQWLSTGFMLTMAVVIPTTGFILQTLSTRAVFMLAMGLFAGGTALAAVAPGFEILLLARIVQAGGTAIMLPLLMTTILTLVPMAKRGAVMGNVSIAISVAPAMGPTVSGLILEHFTWRFMFVFVLPVALAALAIGAKYLTNVGETEKAKLDALSVILTVPAFGGLVYGLSQIGGGHGGQAGPGVAAIAALVIGVASLAVFVLRQLRLQKGDAPLLDLRAFNFRMFTVSVLLMVVAMMALFGGVILLPLYLQEIRGLGSLETGLALLPGGLAMGLLGPVIGRLFDKVGPLPLTVTGSVLMVVALWQFSMLDAGTPVWWIVTLHVGLSFGLALLFTPAFTTGLNPLPPHLYSHGSAIMSTTQQVAGAAGTALLVSIFAVVSAASGLVAGMSAAFLTATVIAFAAVVLSAMMRKTEGAGPGHGGH; this is encoded by the coding sequence ATGTCTACCGAAGTCTCTCCGAACGCCAGCGGCAAGTCCGTCCAAACCGAAGGAACCACGCCCGCCGCGCCGGAGAAGATGTCCCGCGAATCGGTAACAGTCATCAGCACGCTGCTGGTGGCGACGTTTGTGGTGATCCTCAACGAGACCATCATGAACGTCGCCCTGCAGCGGCTCATGGTGGACCTCCAAGTGGATGCCTCAACCGTCCAGTGGCTCTCCACCGGGTTTATGCTCACCATGGCCGTGGTCATTCCCACCACCGGGTTCATCCTGCAGACCCTGTCCACTCGCGCAGTATTTATGCTCGCGATGGGGCTTTTCGCCGGCGGTACCGCACTTGCCGCAGTGGCGCCCGGCTTTGAGATCCTGTTGCTGGCCCGCATTGTCCAGGCCGGCGGCACCGCGATCATGCTGCCCCTGCTGATGACCACCATCCTCACGCTGGTTCCGATGGCCAAGCGCGGCGCCGTGATGGGCAACGTCAGCATCGCGATTTCCGTGGCACCGGCCATGGGCCCCACGGTTTCCGGGTTGATCCTTGAGCACTTCACCTGGCGCTTTATGTTCGTGTTCGTCCTCCCGGTGGCCCTCGCGGCCCTTGCCATCGGTGCCAAGTACCTGACCAACGTTGGCGAGACGGAAAAGGCGAAGCTCGATGCCCTTTCGGTCATCCTGACCGTCCCCGCGTTCGGCGGCCTGGTCTACGGCCTCAGCCAGATCGGCGGCGGCCATGGCGGCCAGGCCGGGCCGGGTGTTGCAGCCATCGCCGCACTGGTCATCGGTGTCGCCAGCCTCGCCGTCTTTGTCCTCCGCCAGCTCCGCCTGCAGAAGGGCGACGCCCCGCTGCTGGACCTGCGCGCGTTCAACTTCCGTATGTTCACCGTCTCGGTCCTGCTGATGGTGGTGGCCATGATGGCGCTGTTCGGCGGCGTCATCCTGCTGCCTCTGTACCTACAGGAAATCCGCGGGCTCGGCTCCCTCGAGACAGGCCTCGCGCTGCTTCCCGGCGGCCTGGCCATGGGCCTGCTGGGCCCGGTCATCGGCCGGCTCTTCGACAAAGTAGGACCGCTACCGCTCACCGTCACCGGTTCAGTCCTGATGGTGGTGGCGCTGTGGCAGTTCTCAATGCTCGACGCCGGGACGCCCGTCTGGTGGATCGTCACCTTGCACGTGGGGCTGAGTTTCGGACTGGCGTTGCTGTTCACGCCGGCGTTCACCACCGGCCTGAACCCGCTTCCGCCGCACCTCTACTCGCACGGGTCCGCGATCATGAGCACCACGCAGCAGGTGGCCGGTGCCGCCGGCACTGCGCTGCTGGTGTCCATCTTCGCCGTGGTCTCAGCCGCGTCGGGCCTCGTCGCCGGGATGAGCGCCGCCTTCCTGACGGCAACCGTCATAGCCTTCGCCGCCGTCGTACTCTCCGCCATGATGCGTAAAACGGAAGGCGCCGGCCCGGGCCACGGCGGGCACTAA
- a CDS encoding ATP-dependent Clp protease ATP-binding subunit, protein MFERFTDRARRVVVLAQEEARMLNHNYIGTEHILLGLIHEGEGVAAKALESLSISLDGVREQVQEIIGQGQQAPSGHIPFTPRAKKVLELSLREALQLGHNYIGTEHILLGLIREGEGVAAQVLVKLGADLNRVRQQVIQLLSGYQGKETTGAGVGSGQPEGAPAGSVVLDQFGRNLTQAARENKLDPVIGREQEMERVMQVLSRRTKNNPVLIGEPGVGKTAVVEGLAQAIVRGDVPETIRDKQLYTLDLGSLVAGSRYRGDFEERLKKVLKEIRTRGDIILFIDEIHTLVGAGAAEGAIDAASILKPMLARGELQTIGATTLDEYRKHIEKDAALERRFQPIQVKEPSVAHAIEILKGLRDRYEAHHRVTITDGALASAASLAERYISDRFLPDKAIDLIDEAGARLRIRRMTAPPELKAMDERIAKLKMEKESAIDAQDFEGAAALRDKEQKMITERSEKERHWKSGGMDDISEVDEDLIAEVLANSTGIPVFKLTEEESSRLLKMEDELHKRVVGQDEAIKALSQAIRRTRAGLKDPKRPGGSFIFAGPTGVGKTELAKALAEFLFGEEDALITLDMSEYSEKHTVSRLFGAPPGYVGYEEGGQLTEKVRRRPFSVVLFDEVEKAHADLFNSLLQILEDGRLTDSQGRVVDFKNTVIIMTTNLGTRDISKSVATGFQSGTDTQTGYNRMRARVTEELKQHFRPEFLNRVDDVVVFPQLTQDEIIEIVDMFVGRLEKRLKDKDMGIELTPKAKVLLATRGYDPAMGARPLRRTIQREIEDQLSEKILFGEIHAGDIVVVDVEGDGDDAKFTFAGNAKPRIPEIAPSV, encoded by the coding sequence ATGTTTGAGCGATTTACGGACCGTGCCCGTCGCGTAGTTGTGCTTGCCCAAGAAGAGGCACGCATGCTGAACCACAATTACATCGGTACCGAACACATCCTCTTGGGTCTTATCCATGAGGGTGAGGGCGTTGCCGCCAAAGCTCTTGAGTCCTTGAGCATTTCGCTCGACGGCGTTCGCGAGCAGGTGCAGGAGATCATCGGGCAGGGCCAGCAGGCGCCGTCCGGCCACATCCCCTTCACCCCCCGTGCCAAGAAGGTGCTGGAGCTCTCGCTGCGCGAAGCCCTCCAGCTGGGCCACAACTACATCGGCACGGAGCACATCCTGCTGGGTCTCATCCGCGAGGGTGAGGGCGTTGCTGCCCAGGTGCTGGTCAAGCTCGGCGCCGACCTCAACCGGGTCCGCCAGCAGGTCATCCAGCTGCTGTCGGGTTACCAGGGCAAGGAAACCACCGGCGCAGGCGTTGGCTCGGGCCAGCCCGAAGGCGCTCCGGCAGGTTCCGTGGTGCTGGACCAGTTCGGCCGCAACCTGACCCAGGCTGCCCGGGAAAACAAGCTGGACCCTGTGATCGGACGCGAGCAGGAGATGGAACGCGTTATGCAGGTCCTCTCCCGCCGTACCAAGAACAACCCGGTGCTGATCGGTGAGCCCGGCGTCGGTAAAACCGCCGTCGTCGAAGGCCTGGCCCAGGCGATTGTCCGCGGTGACGTCCCGGAGACCATCCGTGACAAGCAGCTTTACACCCTGGACCTCGGGTCCCTGGTTGCGGGCTCCCGCTACCGCGGTGACTTCGAAGAGCGCCTGAAGAAGGTCCTCAAGGAAATCCGCACCCGCGGCGACATCATCCTGTTCATCGACGAAATCCACACCCTTGTCGGTGCCGGTGCCGCCGAAGGTGCCATCGATGCTGCCTCCATCCTGAAGCCCATGCTGGCCCGCGGTGAGCTGCAGACCATCGGTGCCACCACGCTTGACGAGTACCGCAAGCACATCGAGAAGGATGCCGCGCTGGAGCGCCGCTTCCAGCCCATCCAGGTCAAGGAACCCTCCGTGGCGCATGCCATCGAGATCCTCAAGGGCCTGCGTGACCGCTACGAGGCCCACCACCGCGTCACCATTACCGACGGCGCCCTGGCCTCTGCAGCCAGCCTCGCCGAGCGCTACATCTCGGACCGCTTCCTGCCGGACAAGGCGATCGACCTGATCGACGAGGCAGGCGCACGGCTGCGCATCCGCCGCATGACCGCTCCGCCGGAGCTCAAGGCCATGGACGAGCGCATCGCCAAGCTGAAGATGGAGAAAGAGTCCGCGATTGACGCGCAGGACTTCGAAGGTGCAGCTGCGCTCCGTGACAAGGAGCAGAAGATGATCACCGAGCGTTCTGAGAAGGAACGCCACTGGAAGTCCGGCGGCATGGACGACATCTCCGAGGTGGATGAGGATCTCATCGCTGAGGTGCTTGCCAACTCCACCGGCATCCCGGTCTTCAAGCTGACCGAGGAAGAATCCTCGCGCCTGCTGAAGATGGAAGACGAACTGCACAAGCGCGTGGTGGGCCAGGACGAGGCCATCAAGGCACTGTCCCAGGCCATCCGCCGCACCCGTGCAGGGCTCAAGGATCCCAAGCGTCCCGGCGGCTCGTTCATCTTCGCCGGCCCCACGGGCGTCGGCAAGACCGAGCTGGCCAAGGCACTGGCGGAGTTCCTGTTCGGTGAAGAGGACGCCCTCATCACGCTGGACATGTCCGAGTACTCCGAGAAGCACACCGTCTCGCGGCTCTTCGGTGCCCCTCCGGGCTACGTCGGCTACGAAGAGGGTGGCCAGCTGACCGAAAAGGTCCGGCGCCGTCCGTTCTCCGTGGTGCTGTTCGACGAAGTGGAAAAGGCCCACGCGGACCTCTTCAACTCGCTGCTGCAGATCCTGGAAGACGGCCGCCTGACCGACTCCCAGGGCCGCGTGGTGGACTTCAAGAACACCGTGATCATCATGACCACCAACCTGGGCACCCGGGACATCTCCAAGAGTGTTGCCACCGGCTTCCAGTCCGGCACCGACACGCAGACCGGCTACAACCGCATGCGTGCCCGTGTCACCGAGGAACTCAAGCAGCACTTCCGCCCCGAGTTCCTGAACCGTGTGGATGACGTTGTGGTATTCCCGCAGCTCACCCAGGACGAGATTATCGAGATCGTGGACATGTTCGTTGGACGCCTGGAGAAGCGCCTCAAGGACAAGGACATGGGCATCGAGCTCACGCCCAAGGCCAAGGTGCTCCTGGCAACCCGCGGTTACGATCCTGCCATGGGCGCGCGGCCGCTGCGCCGCACCATCCAGCGGGAGATCGAGGATCAGCTTTCCGAGAAGATCCTCTTCGGCGAGATCCACGCCGGCGACATTGTCGTAGTGGACGTGGAAGGCGACGGCGACGACGCCAAGTTCACGTTCGCGGGCAACGCCAAGCCGCGCATCCCGGAAATCGCCCCGAGCGTCTAA
- a CDS encoding alpha/beta fold hydrolase has translation MKEQVLSTHDGGRLALYSYGTEDAPGERRVALIGGAFLTALIYRPFSTALAKGLGEGWAVDVYDRRGRGSSSEQPAGYSMATEIADVRTVLDATGARNILGHSLGASVALNAVQEFTGSRYVPDKLAVYDAAVNIDGSIDTGWPDGFEDAVNKGKVGRALAHMKKATKPDSALARIPEPVLAGLMAVMSGTKVNRMFQEVMPSGVGELRAAYNEADHARDFSVLPANTHFMAGGKSPRYYKATAERLHAAVPGSTYELSPKCFHGSIPAAVDELVTDISEYFKG, from the coding sequence GTGAAAGAACAGGTCCTTTCAACGCACGACGGCGGCCGGCTGGCTTTGTACAGTTACGGCACCGAAGACGCGCCAGGCGAACGCCGCGTGGCGCTGATCGGCGGCGCCTTCCTCACCGCCCTGATCTACCGGCCGTTTTCGACGGCGCTGGCAAAGGGCCTGGGCGAGGGCTGGGCCGTGGACGTGTATGACCGGCGCGGCCGCGGCAGCTCCTCAGAGCAACCGGCAGGCTACTCGATGGCCACGGAGATAGCGGACGTCCGCACGGTCCTGGACGCCACCGGAGCGCGAAACATCCTGGGCCACAGCCTGGGTGCCTCGGTGGCACTTAATGCCGTGCAGGAGTTCACCGGCAGCCGGTATGTTCCGGACAAGCTCGCGGTGTACGACGCCGCCGTGAACATCGACGGCAGCATCGACACCGGATGGCCGGACGGTTTCGAAGATGCCGTGAACAAGGGCAAAGTGGGCCGCGCCCTCGCCCACATGAAGAAGGCAACCAAACCAGACTCGGCCCTGGCGAGGATCCCGGAGCCCGTCCTCGCCGGGCTGATGGCCGTGATGTCCGGCACCAAGGTGAACAGGATGTTCCAGGAAGTGATGCCCAGCGGTGTGGGCGAACTCCGGGCGGCCTACAACGAGGCGGATCACGCCAGGGACTTCAGCGTGCTCCCCGCCAACACCCACTTCATGGCGGGTGGCAAGAGTCCCAGATATTACAAGGCAACAGCCGAACGGCTCCATGCCGCAGTCCCCGGCAGCACCTACGAGCTCTCCCCCAAGTGCTTCCACGGCTCCATTCCGGCCGCCGTGGATGAACTGGTCACGGACATCTCCGAGTACTTCAAGGGTTAG
- a CDS encoding type 1 glutamine amidotransferase domain-containing protein: protein MAEHSITGKKVAFLLTDGVEQIELTSPWQAVKEAGGQPTLVAPKSGKLQGFNGTEKGDTFDVDLTVAEANASDFDALVLPGGVVNADHLRVDKEAQAFTRSFFEQHKPVASICHGPWLLIEAGVVRGRNVTSYHTLQTDLKNAGANWTDEEVVVDQGLVTSRNPDDLPAFNSKLVEEISEGQHAGKTA from the coding sequence ATGGCAGAACATAGCATCACAGGCAAGAAGGTGGCATTCCTGCTGACCGACGGCGTGGAGCAGATTGAGCTGACCAGCCCCTGGCAGGCGGTCAAGGAGGCCGGCGGCCAGCCCACCCTGGTGGCGCCCAAGAGCGGAAAGCTGCAGGGGTTCAACGGCACGGAGAAGGGCGACACGTTCGACGTCGACCTCACGGTGGCAGAGGCGAACGCCTCCGACTTTGATGCCCTGGTCCTGCCGGGCGGCGTTGTAAACGCAGACCACCTCCGGGTGGACAAGGAAGCGCAGGCCTTCACCCGGAGCTTCTTTGAGCAGCACAAGCCGGTCGCGTCCATCTGCCACGGGCCCTGGCTGCTCATCGAGGCCGGCGTGGTGCGCGGACGGAACGTCACCTCGTACCACACGCTCCAGACCGACCTGAAGAATGCCGGCGCCAACTGGACCGACGAGGAAGTGGTAGTGGACCAGGGCCTGGTCACCAGCCGCAACCCGGACGATCTCCCGGCATTCAACAGCAAACTGGTCGAGGAGATTTCCGAAGGCCAGCACGCCGGCAAGACGGCGTAG
- a CDS encoding alpha/beta fold hydrolase has translation MANLEPVIPDERPLTPFHDLDHYLSIPRVSGLALSPDGTRLVTTVATLNGKGTEFATALWELDPAGQKQARRITRSTKGEAGAAFAANGDVYFTSARPDPESPEGDPVNALWLLPANGGEARVVLNRPGGVGSVLTARNADATFVAAEVLAGSADEEDEAERRKSRKDNKVSAILHSEYPVRYWDADLGPGQPRIFAVEPGKEQEPGKPATMDAAAPLALRNLTPEAGPRLREAETAVSPDGRTIYTSYAKPLAKADSRSILVAVDVASGTTNVLLDHEGMSYFPGPVSPDGNTLVVVSESDSTPHQAPQVKLHLLNVSEGLEPGAAQLTPLAHDWDRWAKPAAWLPDSSALLVTADDDGASPVFRISVPAAAAEVSVTRVTQDIAAYTDVAIAPDGRHAYALRSSYEFPPEAVRIDLQTGETTRLPAPADRPARSGRLERIAATAADGSRVPAYLALPDGASAESPVPMLLWIHGGPLGSWNAWTWRWNPWLLTAKGYAVLLPDPALSTGYGQNYIQRGWGAWGKTPFTDLMAATDAAVSRPDIDPERTAAMGGSFGGYMANWVAGQTDRFKAVVTHASLWALDQFGPTTDASQYWLKEMTEEMAKENSPHLHVEKISTPMLVIHGDKDYRVPIGEGLRLWYELLSKSQLAADQDGRTPHRFLYFPDENHWVLQPQHAKVWYGVVEHFLARHVLDQDVPLPAELGL, from the coding sequence ATGGCTAACTTGGAACCGGTGATCCCGGATGAGCGACCTTTGACCCCTTTTCACGATCTCGACCATTACCTCTCCATCCCGCGGGTTAGCGGGCTGGCTTTGAGCCCGGATGGCACACGGCTGGTCACTACCGTGGCCACCCTGAATGGCAAGGGAACCGAGTTTGCGACGGCGCTGTGGGAGCTTGATCCCGCCGGGCAGAAGCAGGCCCGCCGGATTACCCGCAGCACCAAGGGCGAGGCCGGGGCGGCGTTCGCAGCCAACGGCGACGTCTACTTCACCTCAGCGCGGCCGGATCCCGAGAGCCCCGAGGGCGACCCCGTCAACGCCCTCTGGCTTCTGCCGGCCAACGGTGGTGAGGCGCGCGTAGTGCTCAACCGCCCGGGCGGTGTGGGCTCCGTGCTGACCGCCAGGAACGCTGACGCCACCTTCGTGGCGGCCGAGGTCCTTGCCGGTTCTGCGGATGAGGAGGACGAGGCCGAACGCCGCAAGTCGCGCAAGGACAACAAGGTGTCGGCCATCCTGCACAGCGAATATCCGGTGCGGTACTGGGACGCGGACCTGGGGCCGGGGCAGCCGCGGATTTTCGCCGTCGAGCCTGGAAAAGAGCAGGAACCCGGAAAGCCCGCCACCATGGACGCAGCCGCCCCGCTGGCACTAAGGAACCTCACTCCGGAGGCGGGACCCCGGCTGCGCGAGGCCGAAACTGCCGTCAGCCCCGACGGGCGGACCATCTACACGAGCTACGCCAAGCCGCTGGCGAAGGCCGACAGCCGCTCGATCCTGGTGGCTGTCGACGTGGCTTCCGGAACCACCAACGTGCTACTGGACCATGAGGGCATGAGCTACTTCCCGGGCCCCGTGAGCCCGGACGGAAACACGCTGGTGGTGGTCAGCGAGAGCGACAGCACCCCGCACCAGGCTCCCCAGGTCAAGCTGCACCTCCTCAATGTCTCTGAAGGACTGGAGCCGGGAGCGGCCCAGCTGACGCCCCTGGCGCACGACTGGGACCGCTGGGCCAAGCCCGCAGCCTGGCTGCCGGACAGTTCCGCCCTCCTGGTCACGGCGGACGACGACGGCGCGTCGCCGGTTTTCCGGATCAGCGTCCCGGCCGCTGCCGCTGAAGTGAGTGTCACCCGGGTGACGCAGGACATAGCGGCGTACACGGACGTCGCCATCGCACCCGACGGGCGTCACGCGTATGCCCTGCGCAGTTCCTATGAGTTTCCGCCAGAGGCGGTGCGCATCGACCTGCAGACCGGGGAAACGACCCGCCTGCCGGCCCCTGCAGACCGTCCCGCCCGGTCCGGCAGGCTTGAACGGATCGCGGCCACAGCGGCTGACGGTTCCCGGGTGCCGGCCTACCTGGCGCTGCCCGACGGGGCGTCCGCCGAGTCCCCGGTTCCGATGCTCCTGTGGATCCACGGCGGCCCGCTGGGATCCTGGAACGCCTGGACCTGGCGCTGGAACCCATGGCTGCTCACCGCCAAGGGATACGCGGTGCTCCTGCCTGACCCGGCCCTCTCAACGGGTTATGGCCAGAACTACATCCAGCGCGGCTGGGGTGCCTGGGGTAAAACGCCGTTCACGGACCTGATGGCGGCCACCGACGCGGCCGTCAGCCGGCCCGATATTGATCCGGAACGCACCGCCGCCATGGGTGGCTCCTTCGGCGGCTACATGGCCAACTGGGTTGCAGGCCAGACGGACCGGTTCAAGGCCGTCGTGACCCATGCAAGCCTCTGGGCCCTGGACCAGTTCGGTCCCACCACTGACGCATCGCAATACTGGCTCAAGGAAATGACCGAAGAGATGGCCAAGGAAAACTCGCCACATCTCCACGTCGAAAAAATCAGCACCCCCATGCTGGTGATCCACGGCGACAAGGACTACCGCGTCCCCATCGGGGAAGGGCTGCGGCTCTGGTACGAGCTGCTGTCCAAGTCACAGCTTGCCGCGGACCAGGACGGCCGGACCCCGCACCGGTTCCTGTACTTCCCGGACGAGAATCACTGGGTGCTACAGCCACAGCACGCGAAGGTCTGGTACGGGGTCGTAGAGCACTTCCTGGCCCGGCACGTCCTGGACCAGGATGTGCCCCTGCCGGCCGAGCTGGGACTCTAG
- a CDS encoding alpha/beta fold hydrolase, with the protein MTRENIRTPDGGTLELFSTGAELASAGSGVVVVPPSLVTAADYTKFAQKLSAALGRPVHTFNRRGRGSSSPQPEDYTLDVDIRDLDTVMKHTSSTDVFGHSFGGAVALHAARTLPVERLAVYDPAVSVNHSVKADWTAEYERAIAAGDDDRALAVLQRGLEAGGAFSSRMPLSMLTLANKLTAGTSEGKQQREMMRTGVREIKAIIAADMPAEPFLELPLETLIVVGEKSPAYFGVACGQIHDVLSGSTYTILPGFGHDGVIKAPDKLIKELADFYAG; encoded by the coding sequence ATGACGCGTGAGAACATCAGGACCCCCGACGGCGGCACTCTGGAGCTCTTTTCAACCGGTGCGGAACTGGCTTCCGCCGGTTCAGGCGTGGTGGTTGTCCCGCCGTCCCTGGTGACGGCTGCGGATTACACCAAGTTCGCGCAGAAGCTCAGCGCTGCCTTGGGCCGCCCGGTCCACACGTTCAACCGCCGGGGCCGGGGCTCGTCATCGCCCCAGCCGGAGGATTACACCCTGGACGTGGACATCCGCGACCTCGATACCGTGATGAAGCACACCTCTAGCACGGACGTCTTCGGGCACAGCTTCGGCGGGGCCGTTGCGCTCCATGCCGCCCGGACGCTGCCGGTGGAACGGCTCGCTGTCTACGATCCCGCCGTCTCTGTTAACCACAGCGTCAAGGCGGACTGGACCGCCGAGTACGAGCGGGCCATCGCGGCCGGGGACGACGACCGCGCCCTCGCCGTCCTGCAGCGCGGCCTCGAAGCCGGTGGCGCCTTCTCGTCGCGCATGCCGCTCTCCATGCTGACCCTGGCCAACAAGCTCACGGCAGGTACTTCAGAGGGCAAGCAGCAGCGCGAGATGATGCGCACCGGGGTCCGCGAAATCAAGGCAATCATTGCCGCGGACATGCCGGCCGAACCGTTCCTGGAACTGCCGCTGGAAACGCTGATCGTGGTTGGCGAAAAGAGCCCGGCGTACTTCGGGGTGGCCTGCGGCCAGATCCACGACGTCCTGTCCGGCTCCACCTACACCATCCTGCCCGGCTTCGGACACGACGGTGTCATCAAGGCCCCTGACAAGCTGATCAAGGAACTGGCGGACTTCTACGCCGGCTGA
- the lysS gene encoding lysine--tRNA ligase encodes MIVTSQNTPSPKNAPEPLDASEQMRIRMEKRAKLIERGVEAYPVGVERTHSLAEIREKYAHLQADDTTGDIVGVTGRVVFVRNTGKLCFATLQEGGTDGKGTRLQAMLSLANIGEEALADWKALVDLGDHVFIKGEVISSRRGELSIMADSWSMASKALRPLPVLHAGLNEETRVRQRYVDLMVRDEAREMVYTRAAITRSIRETLFRHSYVEVETPILQLVHGGALARPFETHMNAFDQKMTLRIATELYLKRAVVGGIDRVYDMGRVFRNEGVDSTHSPEFTTLECYEAWADQFVMAERIKEIILDAADAVGAGRVLQTEAGEINLDGDWAWVSVYPGLSDAVGQDITPETPLEVLRGIAEKHEVKVDPKWDAEKLVVELFGEIVEPTLLNPTFVYDYPPSAQPLARPHRKDGRLIEAWDLIIGGMERGTAFSELIDPVIQRERLTEQSRHAAAGDDEAMQLDEDFLRALEYGAPPMGGIGLGIDRLVMLFTGAGIRETILFPLLKPEGH; translated from the coding sequence ATGATTGTGACTTCCCAAAACACCCCCTCGCCCAAGAACGCCCCGGAGCCGCTGGATGCCAGCGAGCAGATGCGGATCCGCATGGAGAAGCGCGCCAAACTGATCGAGCGCGGCGTTGAGGCGTACCCGGTGGGTGTGGAGCGGACGCACTCCCTCGCAGAGATCCGGGAAAAGTACGCCCACCTCCAGGCCGATGACACCACCGGCGACATCGTCGGCGTCACCGGCCGCGTGGTGTTCGTCCGCAACACCGGAAAGCTTTGCTTCGCAACCCTCCAGGAAGGCGGCACGGACGGCAAGGGGACCCGCCTGCAGGCCATGCTCAGCCTTGCCAACATCGGCGAGGAAGCGCTCGCCGACTGGAAGGCCCTCGTTGACCTCGGCGACCACGTGTTCATCAAGGGTGAGGTGATCTCCTCCCGCCGCGGCGAGCTGTCCATCATGGCCGATTCCTGGTCCATGGCCTCCAAGGCACTGCGCCCGCTGCCGGTGCTGCACGCCGGGCTGAATGAGGAAACCCGCGTCCGCCAGCGCTACGTGGACCTCATGGTCCGCGACGAAGCCCGCGAAATGGTCTACACCCGCGCTGCCATCACGCGCTCCATCCGCGAGACGCTGTTCCGGCACAGCTACGTTGAGGTGGAGACCCCCATCCTGCAGCTGGTCCACGGCGGCGCGCTGGCGCGGCCGTTCGAGACCCACATGAACGCCTTCGACCAGAAGATGACCCTGCGCATCGCCACTGAGCTGTACCTCAAGCGCGCCGTGGTGGGCGGCATCGATCGCGTCTACGACATGGGCCGGGTGTTCCGCAATGAAGGCGTGGACTCCACCCACAGCCCGGAATTCACCACGCTTGAGTGCTACGAGGCGTGGGCGGACCAGTTTGTGATGGCTGAGCGGATCAAGGAGATCATCCTCGACGCCGCCGACGCCGTGGGTGCCGGCCGCGTCCTGCAGACCGAAGCAGGGGAGATCAACCTCGACGGCGACTGGGCCTGGGTGTCCGTGTACCCGGGACTGTCCGACGCCGTTGGGCAGGACATCACGCCGGAGACTCCGCTGGAGGTGCTTCGCGGGATTGCTGAGAAGCACGAGGTCAAGGTGGACCCGAAGTGGGACGCCGAGAAGCTGGTGGTCGAGCTCTTCGGCGAAATCGTTGAGCCTACGCTGCTGAACCCCACTTTCGTTTACGACTACCCGCCCTCCGCCCAGCCGCTGGCGCGGCCGCACCGCAAGGACGGCCGGCTGATCGAGGCCTGGGACCTCATCATCGGCGGCATGGAGCGCGGTACCGCGTTCTCGGAACTGATCGACCCCGTCATCCAGCGCGAGCGGCTCACCGAACAGTCCCGCCACGCAGCGGCCGGCGACGACGAAGCAATGCAGCTGGATGAGGACTTCCTGCGCGCACTCGAATACGGCGCCCCGCCCATGGGCGGCATCGGACTCGGAATCGACCGGCTGGTCATGCTGTTCACCGGCGCCGGAATCCGCGAAACAATCCTGTTCCCGCTGCTCAAGCCCGAGGGCCACTGA
- a CDS encoding Lsr2 family protein yields MAQKVNIILVDDLDGGSADENVKFGLDGVNYEIDLSAANAAELRSSLERFIGAARKASGGSGRTARAKAPTGGRSHDSAQIRQWARENGYTVNSRGRIQAEIQEAYQKANS; encoded by the coding sequence ATGGCACAGAAAGTAAACATCATCCTCGTTGATGATCTGGATGGGGGATCCGCAGACGAGAATGTTAAGTTTGGCCTTGACGGGGTCAACTACGAGATCGATCTTTCCGCGGCGAATGCCGCGGAACTTCGCTCCTCACTGGAGCGCTTTATCGGCGCAGCACGAAAGGCTTCCGGCGGCAGCGGCCGGACTGCCCGGGCAAAAGCGCCCACCGGTGGCCGCAGCCACGATTCGGCCCAGATTCGTCAATGGGCCCGCGAAAACGGCTACACGGTTAACAGCCGCGGCCGAATTCAGGCTGAAATCCAGGAAGCCTACCAAAAGGCCAATTCCTAG